One genomic region from Eptesicus fuscus isolate TK198812 chromosome 4, DD_ASM_mEF_20220401, whole genome shotgun sequence encodes:
- the ZNF789 gene encoding zinc finger protein 789 isoform X1 — translation MAAVFLTAPWKELLSFEDVAIYFTREEWNKLDWAQKNLYRDMMLENYRNMILLGFQIPKPEVICQLEQWEDPWILDLPRAGTRRASSSACPGSEARYQMIKLTPKQKISENTESCRISVVRQKTAMTPSQNLLKFNKFVDIYRIALPTVGNEYNEYFLQNLNLFQDQNGQTSKKQDKYNEYGKPFYQRSLFLKHKQILTNEKSYECSECGRVFKRQANFVRHQRFHTSEDPFECDICGQAFKQKSALTTHKQCHPQEKPYKCHECGKYFRQVAYLVEHKRIHTKEKPYKCSECERTFSQNSTLIRHQVIHSGEKPHKCIECGRAFARNSTLKSHQQIHSKQNAHKCSECGESFGRNIDLIQHQRTHTKGKLFECRECGKTFSFKSNLHRHKVIHNGERPYRCEKCGKSFSWRTSFVKHQGTHREQVST, via the exons ATGGCAGCTGTGTTCCTGACAGCCCCATGGAAG GAGTTGCTGTCCTTTGAGGATGTGGCTATATACTTCACCAGAGAAGAGTGGAACAAACTTGATTGGGCTCAAAAGAACCTCTACAGAGATATGATGCTGGAGAATTACAGAAACATGATTTTGTTGG GATTTCAGATTCCTAAACCTGAGGTGATCTGTCAGCTGGAACAGTGGGAAGACCCATGGATCCTGGATCTCCCAAGAGCTGGGACTAGAAGGGCTTCCAGTAGTGCTTGCCCAG gTTCTGAAGCCAGATACCAGATGATAAAGCTAACTCCAAAGCAGAAAATTTCTGAAAATACAGAGTCATGTAGGATATCAGTGGTAAGGCAGAAGACGGCCATGACGCCTTCACAAAACTTACTTAAATTTAACAAATTTGTGGACATTTACAGAATTGCACTTCCTACTGTTGGTAATGAATACAATGAGTACTTCCTTCAAAACCTTAACCTTTTTCAAGATCAGAATGGTCAAACTAGTAAGAAGCAGGACAAATATAATGAGTATGGAAAACCCTTCTATCAGAGATCATTGTTTTTGAAGCATAAGCAAATTCTGACAAATGAAAAATCTTatgaatgcagtgaatgtggaagaGTCTTCAAACGTCAGGCAAATTTTGTTCGACATCAGAGATTTCACACTTCAGAGGATCCCTTTGAGTGTGACATATGTGGGCAAGCCTTCAAACAGAAGTCTGCTCTTACTACCCATAAACAGTGTCACCCTCAAGAAAAGCCATATAAATGTCatgaatgtggaaaatatttCCGTCAGGTGGCATATCTTGTTGAACATAAAAGGATCCATACCAAAGAAAAACCctataaatgtagtgaatgtgaaAGAACATTTAGTCAGAATTCAACTCTGATTCGACATCAGGTAATCCACAGCGGAGAAAAACCCCATAAATGCATTGAATGTGGAAGAGCCTTTGCTCGGAACTCAACCCTTAAGAGCCATCAACAAATTCACAGTAAACAGAATGCTCacaaatgcagtgaatgtggagaATCATTTGGTCGGAATATAGATCTCATTCAGCATCAAAGGACCCATACTAAGGGGAAATTATTtgaatgtagagaatgtgggaaAACTTTTAGTTTTAAGTCAAATCTTCATCGACACAAGGTCATTCATAATGGAGAGAGACCCTATAGATGTGAAAAATGCGGGAAATCTTTCAGTTGGCGCACAAGCTTTGTTAAGCATCAGGGTACTCACAGAGAGCAGGTATCTACGTGA
- the ATP5MF gene encoding ATP synthase subunit f, mitochondrial, whose protein sequence is MASIVPLKEKRLMEVKLGELPSWIMMRDFTPKGIAGAFQRGYYRYYNKYINVKKGGVAGISMVLAAYVLFNYCRSYHELKHERRRKYH, encoded by the exons ATGGCGTCAATCG TGCCATTGAAGGAGAAGAGACTGATGGAAGTCAAATTAGGGGAGCTGCCAAGCTGGATAATGATGCGGGATTTCACCCCTAAAGGCATTGCTGGAGCATTTCAAAGAG GTTACTACAGGTATTACAACAAGTACATCAATGTGAAGAAAGGGGGCGTTGCTGGAATTTCTATGGTGCTGGCAGCGTATGTGCTTTTCAACTACTGCCGTTCTTATCATGAACTAA AACATGAGCGACGACGCAAGTACCACTGA
- the ZNF789 gene encoding zinc finger protein 789 isoform X2: MEGFQIPKPEVICQLEQWEDPWILDLPRAGTRRASSSACPGSEARYQMIKLTPKQKISENTESCRISVVRQKTAMTPSQNLLKFNKFVDIYRIALPTVGNEYNEYFLQNLNLFQDQNGQTSKKQDKYNEYGKPFYQRSLFLKHKQILTNEKSYECSECGRVFKRQANFVRHQRFHTSEDPFECDICGQAFKQKSALTTHKQCHPQEKPYKCHECGKYFRQVAYLVEHKRIHTKEKPYKCSECERTFSQNSTLIRHQVIHSGEKPHKCIECGRAFARNSTLKSHQQIHSKQNAHKCSECGESFGRNIDLIQHQRTHTKGKLFECRECGKTFSFKSNLHRHKVIHNGERPYRCEKCGKSFSWRTSFVKHQGTHREQVST; encoded by the exons ATGGAAG GATTTCAGATTCCTAAACCTGAGGTGATCTGTCAGCTGGAACAGTGGGAAGACCCATGGATCCTGGATCTCCCAAGAGCTGGGACTAGAAGGGCTTCCAGTAGTGCTTGCCCAG gTTCTGAAGCCAGATACCAGATGATAAAGCTAACTCCAAAGCAGAAAATTTCTGAAAATACAGAGTCATGTAGGATATCAGTGGTAAGGCAGAAGACGGCCATGACGCCTTCACAAAACTTACTTAAATTTAACAAATTTGTGGACATTTACAGAATTGCACTTCCTACTGTTGGTAATGAATACAATGAGTACTTCCTTCAAAACCTTAACCTTTTTCAAGATCAGAATGGTCAAACTAGTAAGAAGCAGGACAAATATAATGAGTATGGAAAACCCTTCTATCAGAGATCATTGTTTTTGAAGCATAAGCAAATTCTGACAAATGAAAAATCTTatgaatgcagtgaatgtggaagaGTCTTCAAACGTCAGGCAAATTTTGTTCGACATCAGAGATTTCACACTTCAGAGGATCCCTTTGAGTGTGACATATGTGGGCAAGCCTTCAAACAGAAGTCTGCTCTTACTACCCATAAACAGTGTCACCCTCAAGAAAAGCCATATAAATGTCatgaatgtggaaaatatttCCGTCAGGTGGCATATCTTGTTGAACATAAAAGGATCCATACCAAAGAAAAACCctataaatgtagtgaatgtgaaAGAACATTTAGTCAGAATTCAACTCTGATTCGACATCAGGTAATCCACAGCGGAGAAAAACCCCATAAATGCATTGAATGTGGAAGAGCCTTTGCTCGGAACTCAACCCTTAAGAGCCATCAACAAATTCACAGTAAACAGAATGCTCacaaatgcagtgaatgtggagaATCATTTGGTCGGAATATAGATCTCATTCAGCATCAAAGGACCCATACTAAGGGGAAATTATTtgaatgtagagaatgtgggaaAACTTTTAGTTTTAAGTCAAATCTTCATCGACACAAGGTCATTCATAATGGAGAGAGACCCTATAGATGTGAAAAATGCGGGAAATCTTTCAGTTGGCGCACAAGCTTTGTTAAGCATCAGGGTACTCACAGAGAGCAGGTATCTACGTGA